CTGCGCTGCACCCGATGCGGAAGGATGTCCACCCAAAGCCGGACCCCGTCGTGGCCGGACGAGCAGCTCTGCAACAGCTGCTTCTACACCGCGATACGCACCCGAGGCATCTGCCCGATCTGCGGACACGACGGCGTGCTGCCCGGCCGCACCAACCACACCGATCCCCGGCCAATCTGCTTGTCCTGCGCAGGCATCCCCGATAACTACCGATGCGCAACCTGTCACACCGAAGGCCAGATCTACCGGCGCGGACGATGCGCCCGCTGCTCCCTGCGCGACGACCTGACTGCTCTGATGGTCGACGGTGCCGCAGAACCGGTGACCATGGGCACCGTCGTGGACATCCTCTGCAGGGTTGACCGACCCGAAAGCATCCTCTCCTGGAAACGCTCCCCCACAGTTCGGGCACTGCTGACCGGCTTGGCCTGTGGAAGCATCCCGCTCAGCCATGACGGTCTCGACGCGGTCGGCCAAGGCAGACAGGTCTCACATCTGCGCAGCCTGCTCGAGCACAACGGACTGCTCCCGCGCCGCGATGAACGCTTTGCCCGTTTCCAATTCTGGCTAGCCGCCAAAATCGACACGATCTGCGAGCCGGCCGTTCGAGCCCCCGTCGAACAGTTCGCCACCTGGCATCATCTGCACCGCCTACGCCGAAACTCCACGCCTGGGCAAAACTCCCATGGCCCAACGCATTCGGCCAAACAAGAGATCACCGAGACCATCAAGTTCCTTACCTGGCTACATGATACCCATCACCGCACCGCGGCCACCTGCCGCCAGCAAGACATCGACGAGTGGTTAGCCACCGGACCGACAACCCGCACCAAGATCCGCACGTTCGTCGTGTGGACAAACAAGAGCAAGATCAACACTGCACTACACCTCGACGCCCCACAGCCCCGAAGCACTCGCGTGCTCACCCAAGACCAGCGACTGGCATGGATCAATGGACTCCTCACCGGCGACATCGAATCACTGCCCTACCGTGTCGCCGGCACACTGCTGCTGCTCTACGCCCAGCCCCTGATCAGAGTTGTCGCCCTGCCAACAGCGGCGATCGTCGTCGCGCCACACGAGACACGCATATCGCTTGGGGCTGAACCCGTCCCAGTACCTGAACCCTTCGCCGCCATGCTCCAACTCCACTTGGACAATCGGCCGAACCTTCGCACCGCTGGCGGCATGGCCACCAACCCATGGCTATTCCCCGGCCACCGTGCCGGCAAGCACCTCGATCCACACACCATGATGATGGCGATTCGCACTCTGGGCATCGACCTGCTCGGAGCGCGCAACTCCGCGCTGCAGAACCTCGTCGCCGAGATACCCCCTCCCGTGGTAGCAAAGCTCTTGGGCTACAGCCACAACTGCACCCTGCGACATGCCCAACTGGCGGCCCAAACATGGGCGCGCTACGTCACTTAGTGGACCCGAACTCATCTGGACCAAACACACTTACGACGAATACGGCCGAAACGAATACGGCGGTTTACCGGTAAAATCGCACCCCTGTCAGGCGACACCGCTCGCGCGACCAAGGCCCTAGGGGAACGGCATCATATTTGCCCTGTTCGACGAGATTGACACCTACCTAGCCAAGATGATCGCCCTCCGTTCTGCGCTGCTTCCAGGACGGGCTACTCGTCGCCTCACGCCTTCAATATCTGTATCTGAAGCATCTCGGGGTGAACGAAAACATCGGGCTGTCTCGGATACCTGACAATCCGATCGGTACTGCGCCGAGACCTGGAGTGTGCAGGTAGATCGTGGCGCCGTATCCCTTTTCAGAACCTCCGTGCGAGTACGGGCTTCGCCATCGTTCGATCACATAGGTCAGCCGGCGAAATGTGCGTCGGCGACTCACCTCGTGCCAGCAATGGCGCGCCGTCGCCGATCGCGAAACGCGGTCGACCACAGTGCAAGCAGTCTGGTGACCTTGTTGGGCGGAGTTCGACGACGTCGTCCGTGAGAGGGTGGTATTCGACCCAATGGTCAGCTTCGACGGTCGGATCTACGAGGCCCCCAATCATCATGAGCCAGTCATCGACCGCTCGGGCTGCGGCGACCGCGTTGAGTGTGATCACGCTCGGGGCATGGATGTTCTCATCGTCGATATAGCGCTGCCGGCGGCGTTGGACTTCCCCTGCGGCTTCCTCGGCCAAGCGCCAGGCGGGGATCAGACCATTGCACTGCAGGCAACCGCTTCCAGGGTTGCTCAACCGGGACACTGAGAAAATGTCGGCCATCTGGCCGTCGATGACCGAAACCTTCGCGCCGACTTGAGTGTTGGGGATCAGGTATTGATGGCTGATCGAGTTGACCACCCGGCGGGCGAGCGCCGAGTCTGCGGCAAGGAAAATATGATCACAGTCGGTCAGCAGCGCGGCCACGTCGGCGTCGACGACCGAGCGCGCCACCGCGGAGATCTGGACGGTACGAGAGGCCTGGCGAGCAACTCGCGCGGCGATCTTGACCTTTGGTGTTGCGATGCGAGCTCCGAGATCTCGCATCCATCGGGGTCGCGTGCCGGCCTGAAGCCAGGGCATTGCGTCGAGTCTGCGAGCACCGACGACCCTCGGAAGATTCGTGGTGTCGAGCCGGTCGGGGTCGATAAATACCAGATGTCCTACCCCCAGCCGGGCGAGATATTCGGCGATGAGCGAGCCAGCCCCGCCGAGTCCGACGACGGCCACCTTTGACTGCGCAAGGAGCGCCTGGCCGCGGTCACCGAAGACGCGAGTTTGGCGGTCGTAGGTCAGATCTGCGAGCTGGGCCGGGATCGGCTCGGGGGTCAAGGTGAGCTGAGGTCGCCCCATCACACGGAAGCAGGTGAGGGCGTGACGTTTTCCGCCGCTCGTCCAGATATCCCCGGCGACGGCGCTGTCGGCGAACACCAGCGCCCCTACCGGGACGCCCCCGTTGATGTCGAGTAGCGCTGGATAGCCGCGTTCGTGGGACGTCATGTCAGTGCGCGAGAAGGCTACTCGGTCGCGGCCCCCGTGATTGTGCACCGCGAGGTAGGCCAATCCTTGCTCTGCGCAGGCGTCGATGGCATCGGCGACGAACTCCGCGGTGAGCTTCCGGTAGCCGCGGGTTCCCTCGACATAGTCGATACCGTCTGCAGCCATCTGCACATCGCGCACCAGCAGTCTGGTGCCCTGCGCGCTTCGCGCGATACCGCACCGCAGTACGGCACCGTGCTCCTCACCATCGCCGCGAAACAGATGATCGCGCAGGGCATCCCACTGCTGCGCGGTGATGACCACTGACCATGGGTCGTTTACTGTTCGTTGAGCCATTTGAGCACCTTCAGAACTTTAGTCGTGGCCGTGTCGACTGCAGGGTTGAGTCGATTGCTTTTCCGCGACAGCTGCATTCCCGGCTTCCCGGCCGGCCCCCACTTCGTTGGCGAGAACCCCTCACCGAGGCCTGCGCCGTCCGTCCGGTTCAAGTCGGGTCGCACGAAATGCGGATAGACGTCGGCCTCTGGGTAGGCGAACGTGATGAGAAAGGCGATCCAGGAGCTGTCCTGCGAGTAGGTGGAGCTGAGCGGGACCGCGTCGATGGTCACCCACGCGCCACCGTCACCGGTGGCGGTGACGGTGACGGTGGATTCGG
This window of the Mycolicibacterium chubuense NBB4 genome carries:
- a CDS encoding HesA/MoeB/ThiF family protein; protein product: MVITAQQWDALRDHLFRGDGEEHGAVLRCGIARSAQGTRLLVRDVQMAADGIDYVEGTRGYRKLTAEFVADAIDACAEQGLAYLAVHNHGGRDRVAFSRTDMTSHERGYPALLDINGGVPVGALVFADSAVAGDIWTSGGKRHALTCFRVMGRPQLTLTPEPIPAQLADLTYDRQTRVFGDRGQALLAQSKVAVVGLGGAGSLIAEYLARLGVGHLVFIDPDRLDTTNLPRVVGARRLDAMPWLQAGTRPRWMRDLGARIATPKVKIAARVARQASRTVQISAVARSVVDADVAALLTDCDHIFLAADSALARRVVNSISHQYLIPNTQVGAKVSVIDGQMADIFSVSRLSNPGSGCLQCNGLIPAWRLAEEAAGEVQRRRQRYIDDENIHAPSVITLNAVAAARAVDDWLMMIGGLVDPTVEADHWVEYHPLTDDVVELRPTRSPDCLHCGRPRFAIGDGAPLLARGESPTHISPADLCDRTMAKPVLARRF